TTCCCATGTGCCGACCTTCGGCCAACCCGGACCGTCGCAAAGGTACCAGCCGGCGTCGATTACCCAATAGTCGAGCTTCACACCCTCGTTGATGTAGACTTCGGCATATTTGATTTCATCTGCCGCGTTGCTCCGCAGGCCCGGATAGAAATCCGTGGTGCACATGATCAGTATGGGCGGCACGGGCTTTCCGCCCGGTTTGGGCACGTTGTGCGCCAGCATCCATCGCCGCCAGAGGTTCTGCGCCCGCACGGGGTCCGAACCTTTCCAGAAAAGCAACGCGATCAGCGGCGTGCGAATCTCTTCGCCGGGTTTCAGCCGCAGATGCGTCAACTCCTGGCCAGCGACGACTTGAATGCCCTTTTCGCTGTTGCGAGTGAAACTCGTCGCCCATTGTCCGGGCCAACCGACGGCGATAATCACGCCGCCGCCGGGCATCGCGAGATTGTAGCAGGGAAACGCCTTGTTCGTGGGACGTCCGCCCTCAGGCGCGAATTTCTGCGTGGCATTCGGGCCCAGCGTCATTTCATACGGCTCATAGCTGTCCGGTACGCAGTAGTCGCCCTTGATGCCCCGCAATACGAACTCCCCCCCATCAGATCGTTCCCACCGAGCATCCAAGGCTTGGATGTTCTCGATGAGCGGCGTGTCCTCCTTCCCGGCGTTGCGTAAATAGATTGTCCATTCAACGACCGGGAAGTCGGCATACTCGACCGACACACAACGTACTTCAAGCCCCGTTTTCGAGTCGGTCCACGTGAGGGTGCGTTCCGCTCGTTGGTCGTCGAGCTGCCGCTTCCCCTGTTTGAACTCGCAAGCCGTCAGGAGTTCGCTAACGGGTTTGCCATCGTACATGAACGAGAACATGGGCTTGGCGGTCAAACCGCCCGCTAAGCCAGCCGCAATCCAGTGTTGGGCTTCTGTCATTTCATCGGCCGTCGGCGAGACAGCGGAAGCACGGGGGAGAAAGCAGGTCGTAAGAAGAGTGAAACGAATAAGCAGCCATCTTGCGCGCATACATCAAGTCTCCTTCGCGTTCTCCGTTTTGATGTGTGTTCAGCGAGTCAGGGCTTGTTGCGGCATATTATCATCATTGACTTCGGCCGGTCTTGCTTTATTGGTGCTCAATCCATTTCAGTAGCGCCCCCAGTAGTCTTCAGGGCTCGTGCCCTCTTTGCCGTAGTGGGAATTACGCCAACGACCGTGGTAAATGCGGGTTTCGTCACCTACATTCAGAATCCCGTTGGCTTGACAGAGCACGGGGGGCAATGCTCTGCGGGGGACAGGCGTTGCGGGAGAATCAGTCGCTCGCAGCCAAACGTGGCCTCTTCCAGGTTCGCGGAACGCCAATCCGTCGTTGCTGATGGCAAGCCTCATCGTGGGATAGTCATACGGGCCGAACTGCGACCAATAGGCGAGCTTATAGCGCCGGGTCGGATCGGGACCATCCTCATCCTTGATCACACATGCGTCGCCGGTGAGGGCACTGGGCAAAGCCAACGCATTATTGTCCCGCGACCCCTTGAACAGCAGTTGAGGCAGATTGGGTTCTTCCCAGTGAAGGCCATCCACACTCTCCGCATAACACAGTGAACCCGGAAAGACGTCCTCTTTCCATCGTTCCGCCTGAGCCTTGAGCGCGTCCGGACAGTCAGGATTACGTCTTGTGTGACACGCGTAGTACCACATGCGGAACTTGTCTTGGTCAAAAAGGATTGTGCCATAGAAATGGGCGGCCAGACGATCGGAGGCGTTGGGGTTGTTCCGGCTGGGAGTGAGCACGGGTTCAGGCCGGACAACTGGCTTTGACAAAGTACACCGCAGGTTGTTTTTCAACGGCAAAGATAAGTCATCGACACTGAGCAAAACAGCCTGGCGAGCAACTGAAACCCCGGTCGAGGGAAACATGAAAGCGTTCGCCTGAATGGGGTTTTGTTCCGGCAGTGCCGGAACGAACAGCACGAAGCCAAGAGTACAGAGCACAGAGATGCACGTTGTCATTCTTCTGTCCCGCAAAACGTTCCTTGATGTTGCCGGACAGGATAATAGCTGCTCGGAAAACACGGCGCCACTTGAATCAGGATATCCTGTCGGAATTTACGGGGTTACAGGACTCGCAGGTCACGCCTGTCGAACACGGGCCGAAGCCATAGACTAAGACGGGGCGCCCGCATGTCCGGGTATTTCATCACGGCGTGTTATCATACGTTTTGCCAAGGATGAGGTATTGCCCATGAACAGACTGGTTATTGCTGCGTTGGTATTGGTTTCGGCGGTTGCGTTGGCGACAGAAAGGTTGCCGATAGGGGTGTTTGACGACGCGACGATCCCGCGCGGGGAAAGGCGGGCTTTTGATGTTGACCTGGCGGCGCCGCCGGAGGGGAAAGAGGCCGTGCTTGTCTTGAAGGCGCGTCTGGATACGCCGCAGGTAGCGGGGTACAACAATGCGCTTCGCATCACGCTGAACGGGACGGCGCTGGACGCGGACCGTCTGTTAAACAAGCCTTTGCGAGTGAAATCGCGGGGCGGAAACGTTTATTCGATGGTGGCAGGTGATCTCTTCTCCACTTTTTATTGTCCGGATTTTGAGAGTCCGGATTCGGACCCGCATTACGGTTTGTTGGAGGGGTACAAGGCGTGCCTGTTTGAACTGCGGATCACGGACCTGGCGAAGGAGGGAAAGAACGCGCTGTTGTTCGAGCATGTGTCGACCGTGGAGAACCCGCTTGTGCTTGGCGACTGCGCCGTAGTGTTCCGCGAGCCGACCGCGGCGTGGCGCGCGAAAGCGGGCCCGCCGGAAGGTCCGCTGCCGGTGTATGAGCCCGACGCAAAGAATGAAACGGCGTTTGCGGTTGGCGAACCGGCGGATGGGAAGATTGAGGTGAAGACCGAGGCCATGGGCGTTGTTGTGCAGAGCGCGTTCTCGACCCCCGCAGGCGAATGGGTTCACGGGAGCAACGCGTATTTCCGGCTTGAGCGGCGGACCGAGCGGAATGCGGAGAGCGTAGTGGTTTATGATACGCTCACGAACCTGACCACCGACAACCTTCCCATCATGCACAGGCATGAAGCGGTTCTTGGCGACCGTTTGGAGAAGGTTTGGATCGGCGGGCTGGAACAGGCGTCAGCGTCGGCGTCCATATCAGAGTCTTCCAACCCGACGACGTACGCGGAGGCGGACGCGGGCGGAGTTGGGCTGATTTCACTGGACGATGTGTTCCGGGTTCATGTTCGCAAGTATTGCGCGCCGGGAATCGCGGGCATTGGCGACAACAACCTTGTGCTGCGTCCGGGGGCATCGTACACGGCGGAATGGGCGATCGTCCCGACGCGGCACGGGGACTATTGGGAGTTTTTGAACGCGGCGCGCCGGTTGGCGGATGCGAATTTCACGATACCAGGCGGGTTCGCGTTCTTGCGGACGGAGCCGATCACGGACAAATGGACGGATGAGCAGTTCAGCAATTTCATCCGGTTCAAGGACGCGTATTATGTGTGCGCGTCGGTGGAGTATCCCAGGTACAAGGGATACTACACGCACGGGGTCTATTGCCAGCAGTTGCCGGTTGACCAGATCGCGCAAATGCTCGAGCGGTGGAAGCGTCTTGTGCCGGGCACCAAAACGATGATCTATTTCCACAATTTCATCGACATACTCGATGATTCGCCGGAGCGGTTTGCGGACGCGCGAGTGCTGCTAGCGGACGGCAAGCAAGCGGATTACGGGGAGCCGTGGGACCGGATCTTTTTCCCGACGGAAACGAACTCGTATGGTCCCGAGATTGCGAAGAATGTCGACCAGATCCTGGACCAGATCAAGGCAGACGGGGTGTACTGGGATGAGCACGAGTACAGCCGCTGGAATTATCATTATGGCGAGCCGTGGGACGGGGTCTCGGGCGACATTGATTCGACGACGATGAAGCTTGTGCGGCTGAAGTCGTCTGTGACCCTGTTGTCGGCTCCGTGGCGGCTGGCGCTGGCGAAGAAGATCTTGGCGCGCGGGCCAATCGTTGGCAACGGCGTGCCGTTCACGCGGGAACTGGCCGCGCTGAAGTTTCCGTGCTTTGTCGAGACGGGGAGCATCACGAACTGCACGCAAGCGCACCTCTACTCCCCCATCGCGCTCGGTGACCATCTGACGGAACGGTCGGAAAAGGACGCGTACGGAACGATGCTGGCAGCGCTGGATTACGGATGCGTTTATCACTGGTACAACGATGTGACGGTGATCCCGACGCACGTGGCGTTCACGCATTACATGTACCCGTTCACGCCGGTGGAGTTGCACGGGGGGTACGTTGTGGGGCGCGAACGGATCTTGACGAAGGTGAGCGGGCTGTTTGGGTGGGGCGACCGTTCGGCGCATGAGACACATGTGTTCAACGACAGTGGGTGCGAAGTGGCCAGTTACCCGGCGCCGCTCGT
Above is a window of Candidatus Hydrogenedentota bacterium DNA encoding:
- a CDS encoding alpha-galactosidase; protein product: MRARWLLIRFTLLTTCFLPRASAVSPTADEMTEAQHWIAAGLAGGLTAKPMFSFMYDGKPVSELLTACEFKQGKRQLDDQRAERTLTWTDSKTGLEVRCVSVEYADFPVVEWTIYLRNAGKEDTPLIENIQALDARWERSDGGEFVLRGIKGDYCVPDSYEPYEMTLGPNATQKFAPEGGRPTNKAFPCYNLAMPGGGVIIAVGWPGQWATSFTRNSEKGIQVVAGQELTHLRLKPGEEIRTPLIALLFWKGSDPVRAQNLWRRWMLAHNVPKPGGKPVPPILIMCTTDFYPGLRSNAADEIKYAEVYINEGVKLDYWVIDAGWYLCDGPGWPKVGTWEPDPDRYPKGMKEVSDYVHSKGVRFSVWFEPERVSPDTWLANTHPEWLFNGKNIGANISLLNLGNAEARQWLTNHIDRMLTEQGIDLYRQDFNMDPLAFWRSGDSPDRQGVSENLHVQGYLAYWDELIRRHPGMPIDSCASGGRRNDLETLRRGLPLLRSDYLGEPFYTQQCQTYGLVQWVPYFGSGAPYKDDYTARSVWCPRFALARSAPRQEGLDWTDYLRMVKEWRSVSDYLLGDFYPLTPYSLEDTVWMAWQFDCPERGEGMVQVFRRANSTDESIRVKLHGVEASALYTLTNVDTASMTDTTGTELIGQGVSIVLHDKPGSAVLIYRKKP